Proteins from a single region of Drosophila biarmipes strain raj3 chromosome 3R, RU_DBia_V1.1, whole genome shotgun sequence:
- the LOC108025461 gene encoding fibrillin-2 isoform X30, which produces MWICKLVIFYLLSGFVAAQICEVTRYRVDKGVRKQIKVKQCCPGYKKRQNTKLICDPRCRVNCRSGTCSKPNVCTCLKGYVNLNKEPSNYCVPECKGCNKGTCTSPGHCRCSSGHLLDQETGNCVPQCPKGCSNGTCISPNNCKCNQGYAMDAATQQCLPTCTEDCKRNNGFCAAPNRCQCNPGYISKPNSESFACQPVCKNGCKNGVCRAPDVCECNRFYRKDADKNCAPICDNECVNGDCTAPDVCSCWPGYTKIGDNVCVAICPAGCQNGVCVKPNVCSCNAGYTMQEGVCSPVCEEGCENGSCVTPGECSCNEGYAKVGNKCVPVCQGGCKNGSCVSPGKCSCNEGYSKETENSCAPVCSKGCENGFCASPEKCSCNSGYLMDSEEKCVPVCTGGCENGFCASPEKCSCNNGYKMDSENKCVPVCSKGCENGFCASPEKCSCNSGYLMDSEEKCFPVCTGGCENGFCASPEKCSCNIGYEMDSEEKCVPVCMGGCENGFCASPEKCSCNNGYLMDSEEKCVPVCSKGCENGFCASPEKCSCNSGYLMDSEEKCFPVCTGGCENGFCASPEKCSCNIGYEMDSEEKCVPVCTGGCENGFCASPEKCSCNNGYKMDSEKKCVPVCMGGCENGFCASPEKCSCNSGYEMDSEEKCVPVCTGGCENGFCASPEKCSCNSGYLMNTEEKCVPVCTGGCENGFCASPEKCSCNSGYLMNTEEKCVPVCTGGCENGFCASPEKCSCNSGYDMDSEEKCVPVCTGGCENGFCASPEKCSCNIGYEMNSVNKCVPVCSKGCENGFCASPEKCSCYEGYTKDTENSCAPVCSKGCKNGFCISPEVCKCNEGFVSSEESDTCLPEKELLADLDCDQTCRNGTCLEGMCTCWDNYKLHRDRDDNQSLYCLPICDPECINGYCESPGTCACINDEILQDGYRCQSVNYFDDKLSSKHNGNTIRRFKWLFITIALLAFILAVVIAMLMMHIFKKRSYYVGKNEQQLGVYFSPKRADIIRA; this is translated from the exons ATGTGGATATGTAAGCTCGTAATATTTTATCTCCTCTCCGGATTCGTGGCGGCTCAGATCTGCGAAGTCACCCGGTATAGAGTTGATAAAGGAGTACGCAAG CAAATTAAAGTAAAGCAGTGCTGCCCGGGCTATAAGAAACGACAGAACACAAAACTTATATGCGATCCAAGATGTAGGGTGAACTGTAGAAGTGGCACCTGCTCGAAGCCAAATGTGTGTACCTGCCTGAAAGGCTATGTCAACCTCAACAAAGAGCCATCTAACTA TTGTGTGCCCGAATGCAAGGGCTGTAACAAAGGAACCTGCACCTCGCCCGGCCACTGCCGTTGTTCCTCTGGTCACCTGCTGGACCAGGAGACCGGTAACTGTGTGCCCCAGTGTCCGAAGGGGTGCTCCAATGGCACCTGCATTTCGCCCAATAACTGCAAGTGCAACCAAGGATACGCGATGGACGCCGCCACCCAGCAGTGCCTGCCCACCTGTACTGAGGACTGCAAGCGGAACAATGGCTTCTGTGCGGCGCCCAATCGGTGCCAGTGCAATCCTGGTTACATTTCCAAGCCGAACTCCGAATCCTTTGCGTGCCAGCCGGTCTGCAAAAATGGCTGCAAAAATGGAGTTTGTCGCGCTCCCGACGTTTGTGAATGCAATAGATTCTACAGGAAGGACGCCGATAAAAACTGCGCCCCAATCTGCGACAACGAATGCGTAAATGGGGACTGTACGGCGCCGGATGTGTGTTCTTGCTGGCCGGGGTATACGAAAATTGGTGACAATGTCTGCGTGGCCATTTGTCCGGCGGGCTGCCAGAACGGAGTGTGCGTGAAGCCAAATGTGTGCTCCTGCAACGCAGGATACACCATGCAAGAGGGTGTCTGCAGTCCAGTTTGCGAGGAAGGATGCGAGAACGGTTCCTGTGTGACGCCCGGCGAGTGCTCCTGCAACGAGGGGTATGCCAAGGTGGGGAACAAGTGTGTCCCTGTTTGCCAGGGTGGATGCAAGAACGGATCTTGCGTCTCGCCGGGAAAGTGCTCCTGCAATGAAGGATACAGCAAGGAAACGGAGAACAGCTGCGCACCAGTTTGCTCTAAAGGATGTGAGAACGGATTCTGTGCTTCTCCTGAAAAGTGTTCCTGCAACAGTGGATACCTAATGGATAGTGAGGAAAAGTGTGTTCCAGTTTGCACAGGTGGATGTGAGAACGGATTTTGTGCTTCTCCTGAAAAGTGTTCCTGCAACAATGGATACAAAATGGACAGTGAGAACAAGTGTGTTCCAGTTTGCTCGAAAGGATGTGAGAATGGATTCTGTGCATCTCCTGAAAAGTGTTCCTGCAACAGTGGATACCTAATGGATAGTGAGGAAAAGTGTTTTCCAGTTTGCACAGGTGGATGTGAGAATGGATTCTGTGCTTCTCCCGAAAAGTGTTCCTGCAACATCGGATACGAAATGGACAGTGAGGAAAAGTGTGTCCCAGTTTGCATGGGGGGATGTGAGAATGGATTCTGTGCTTCTCCCGAAAAGTGTTCCTGCAACAACGGATACCTAATGGATAGTGAGGAAAAGTGTGTTCCAGTTTGCTCGAAAGGATGTGAGAATGGATTCTGTGCATCTCCTGAAAAGTGTTCCTGCAACAGTGGATACCTAATGGATAGTGAGGAAAAGTGTTTTCCAGTTTGCACAGGTGGATGTGAGAATGGATTCTGTGCTTCTCCCGAAAAGTGTTCCTGCAACATCGGATACGAAATGGACAGTGAGGAAAAGTGTGTCCCAGTTTGCACAG GTGGATGTGAGAATGGATTCTGTGCTTCTCCCGAAAAGTGTTCCTGCAACAATGGATACAAAATGGACAGTGAGAAAAAGTGTGTCCCAGTTTGCATGGGGGGATGTGAGAATGGTTTCTGTGCTTCTCCTGAAAAGTGTTCCTGCAATAGTGGATACGAAATGGACAGTGAGGAAAAGTGTGTTCCAGTTTGCACAGGTGGATGTGAGAATGGTTTCTGTGCTTCTCCTGAAAAGTGTTCCTGCAACAGCGGATACCTAATGAATACTGAGGAAAAGTGTGTCCCAGTATGCACAGGTGGATGTGAGAATGGGTTCTGTGCTTCTCCTGAAAAGTGTTCCTGCAACAGTGGATACCTAATGAATACTGAGGAAAAGTGTGTCCCAGTATGCACAGGTGGATGTGAGAATGGATTCTGTGCTTCTCCTGAGAAATGTTCCTGCAATAGTGGATACGATATGGACAGTGAGGAAAAGTGTGTCCCAGTTTGCACAGGTGGATGTGAGAATGGATTCTGTGCTTCTCCGGAAAAGTGTTCCTGCAACATCGGATACGAAATGAACAGTGTGAACAAGTGTGTTCCAGTTTGCTCGAAAGGATGTGAAAATGGATTCTGTGCATCTCCTGAAAAGTGTTCCTGCTATGAAGGATATACCAAGGACACAGAGAACAGTTGTGCACCAGTTTGCTCGAAAGGATGTAAGAACGGATTTTGTATTTCTCCGGAAGTTTGCAAGTGCAACGAGGGCTTTGTCTCTTCAGAAGAATCGGATACGTGCCTCCCTGAAAAAGAATTGTTAGCAGACTTAGATTGCGATCAGACTTGCCGGAACGGAACCTGCCTGGAAGGGATGTGCACGTGTTGGGACAATTACAAGCTGCATCGAGACAGGGACGATAATCAAAGTCTTTACTGCCTCCCAATATGCGACCCCGAGTGCATCAACGGATACTGCGAGTCCCCAGGGACGTGCGCTTGTATTAATGACGAGATTCTTCAAGATGGGTATCGCTGCCAGTCTGTCAACTATTTCGATGACAAGTTGTCATCCAAGCACAATGGAAACACAATAAGGCGCTTTAAGTGGCTTTTTATTACGATTGCTTTGTTAGCTTTCATTTTGGCGGTGGTGATCGCCATGCTTATGATGCACATCTTCAAGAAGCGCTCCTATTACGTGGGCAAAAACG aaCAACAACTTGGCGTCTACTTCTCTCCCAAGAGAGCGGATATAATTCGAGCATGA
- the LOC108025461 gene encoding fibrillin-1 isoform X10 yields the protein MWICKLVIFYLLSGFVAAQICEVTRYRVDKGVRKQIKVKQCCPGYKKRQNTKLICDPRCRVNCRSGTCSKPNVCTCLKGYVNLNKEPSNYCVPECKGCNKGTCTSPGHCRCSSGHLLDQETGNCVPQCPKGCSNGTCISPNNCKCNQGYAMDAATQQCLPTCTEDCKRNNGFCAAPNRCQCNPGYISKPNSESFACQPVCKNGCKNGVCRAPDVCECNRFYRKDADKNCAPICDNECVNGDCTAPDVCSCWPGYTKIGDNVCVAICPAGCQNGVCVKPNVCSCNAGYTMQEGVCSPVCEEGCENGSCVTPGECSCNEGYAKVGNKCVPVCQGGCKNGSCVSPGKCSCNEGYSKETENSCAPVCSKGCENGFCASPEKCSCNSGYLMDSEEKCVPVCTGGCENGFCASPEKCSCNNGYKMDSENKCVPVCSKGCENGFCASPEKCSCNSGYLMDSEEKCFPVCTGGCENGFCASPEKCSCNIGYEMDSEEKCVPVCMGGCENGFCASPEKCSCNNGYLMDSEEKCVPVCSKGCENGFCASPEKCSCNSGYLMDSEEKCFPVCTGGCENGFCASPEKCSCNIGYEMDSEEKCVPVCTGGCENGFCTSPEKCSCNNGYKMDSENKCVPVCSKGCENGFCASPEKCSCNSGYLMDSEEKCVPVCTGGCENGFCASPEKCSCNSGYLMDSEEKCVPVCSKGCENGFCASPEKCSCNSGYLMDSEEKCVPVCTGGCENGFCASPEKCSCNSGYLMDSEEKCVPVCTGGCENGFCASPEKCSCNIGYEMDGENKCVPVCMGGCENGFCASPEKCSCNSGYEMDSEEKCVPVCTGGCENGFCASPEKCSCNSGYLMNTEEKCVPVCTGGCENGFCASPEKCSCNSGYLMDSEEKCVPVCTGGCDNGFCASPEKCSCNIGYEMDSEEKCVPVCTGGCENGFCASPEKCSCNSGYLMNTEEKCVPVCTGGCENGFCASPEKCSCNNGYKMDSEKKCVPVCMGGCENGFCASPEKCSCNSGYEMDSEEKCVPVCTGGCENGFCASPEKCSCNSGYLMNTEEKCVPVCTGGCENGFCASPEKCSCNSGYLMNTEEKCVPVCTGGCENGFCASPEKCSCNSGYDMDSEEKCVPVCTGGCENGFCASPEKCSCNIGYEMNSVNKCVPVCSKGCENGFCASPEKCSCYEGYTKDTENSCAPVCSKGCKNGFCISPEVCKCNEGFVSSEESDTCLPEKELLADLDCDQTCRNGTCLEGMCTCWDNYKLHRDRDDNQSLYCLPICDPECINGYCESPGTCACINDEILQDGYRCQSVNYFDDKLSSKHNGNTIRRFKWLFITIALLAFILAVVIAMLMMHIFKKRSYYVGKNEQQLGVYFSPKRADIIRA from the exons ATGTGGATATGTAAGCTCGTAATATTTTATCTCCTCTCCGGATTCGTGGCGGCTCAGATCTGCGAAGTCACCCGGTATAGAGTTGATAAAGGAGTACGCAAG CAAATTAAAGTAAAGCAGTGCTGCCCGGGCTATAAGAAACGACAGAACACAAAACTTATATGCGATCCAAGATGTAGGGTGAACTGTAGAAGTGGCACCTGCTCGAAGCCAAATGTGTGTACCTGCCTGAAAGGCTATGTCAACCTCAACAAAGAGCCATCTAACTA TTGTGTGCCCGAATGCAAGGGCTGTAACAAAGGAACCTGCACCTCGCCCGGCCACTGCCGTTGTTCCTCTGGTCACCTGCTGGACCAGGAGACCGGTAACTGTGTGCCCCAGTGTCCGAAGGGGTGCTCCAATGGCACCTGCATTTCGCCCAATAACTGCAAGTGCAACCAAGGATACGCGATGGACGCCGCCACCCAGCAGTGCCTGCCCACCTGTACTGAGGACTGCAAGCGGAACAATGGCTTCTGTGCGGCGCCCAATCGGTGCCAGTGCAATCCTGGTTACATTTCCAAGCCGAACTCCGAATCCTTTGCGTGCCAGCCGGTCTGCAAAAATGGCTGCAAAAATGGAGTTTGTCGCGCTCCCGACGTTTGTGAATGCAATAGATTCTACAGGAAGGACGCCGATAAAAACTGCGCCCCAATCTGCGACAACGAATGCGTAAATGGGGACTGTACGGCGCCGGATGTGTGTTCTTGCTGGCCGGGGTATACGAAAATTGGTGACAATGTCTGCGTGGCCATTTGTCCGGCGGGCTGCCAGAACGGAGTGTGCGTGAAGCCAAATGTGTGCTCCTGCAACGCAGGATACACCATGCAAGAGGGTGTCTGCAGTCCAGTTTGCGAGGAAGGATGCGAGAACGGTTCCTGTGTGACGCCCGGCGAGTGCTCCTGCAACGAGGGGTATGCCAAGGTGGGGAACAAGTGTGTCCCTGTTTGCCAGGGTGGATGCAAGAACGGATCTTGCGTCTCGCCGGGAAAGTGCTCCTGCAATGAAGGATACAGCAAGGAAACGGAGAACAGCTGCGCACCAGTTTGCTCTAAAGGATGTGAGAACGGATTCTGTGCTTCTCCTGAAAAGTGTTCCTGCAACAGTGGATACCTAATGGATAGTGAGGAAAAGTGTGTTCCAGTTTGCACAGGTGGATGTGAGAACGGATTTTGTGCTTCTCCTGAAAAGTGTTCCTGCAACAATGGATACAAAATGGACAGTGAGAACAAGTGTGTTCCAGTTTGCTCGAAAGGATGTGAGAATGGATTCTGTGCATCTCCTGAAAAGTGTTCCTGCAACAGTGGATACCTAATGGATAGTGAGGAAAAGTGTTTTCCAGTTTGCACAGGTGGATGTGAGAATGGATTCTGTGCTTCTCCCGAAAAGTGTTCCTGCAACATCGGATACGAAATGGACAGTGAGGAAAAGTGTGTCCCAGTTTGCATGGGGGGATGTGAGAATGGATTCTGTGCTTCTCCCGAAAAGTGTTCCTGCAACAACGGATACCTAATGGATAGTGAGGAAAAGTGTGTTCCAGTTTGCTCGAAAGGATGTGAGAATGGATTCTGTGCATCTCCTGAAAAGTGTTCCTGCAACAGTGGATACCTAATGGATAGTGAGGAAAAGTGTTTTCCAGTTTGCACAGGTGGATGTGAGAATGGATTCTGTGCTTCTCCCGAAAAGTGTTCCTGCAACATCGGATACGAAATGGACAGTGAGGAAAAGTGTGTCCCAGTTTGCACAGGTGGATGTGAGAACGGATTCTGTACTTCTCCAGAAAAGTGTTCTTGCAACAATGGATACAAAATGGACAGTGAGAACAAGTGTGTTCCAGTTTGCTCGAAAGGATGTGAGAATGGATTCTGTGCTTCTCCTGAAAAGTGTTCCTGCAACAGCGGATACCTAATGGATAGTGAGGAAAAGTGTGTTCCAGTTTGCACAGGTGGATGTGAGAATGGATTTTGTGCTTCTCCTGAAAAGTGTTCCTGCAACAGTGGATACCTAATGGACAGTGAGGAAAAGTGTGTCCCAGTTTGCTCGAAAGGATGTGAGAATGGATTCTGTGCATCTCCTGAAAAGTGTTCCTGCAACAGCGGATACCTAATGGATAGTGAGGAAAAGTGTGTCCCAGTTTGCACAGGTGGATGTGAGAATGGATTCTGTGCTTCTCCTGAAAAGTGTTCCTGCAACAGTGGATACCTAATGGATAGTGAGGAAAAGTGTGTTCCAGTTTGCACAGGTGGATGTGAGAATGGATTCTGTGCTTCTCCCGAAAAGTGTTCCTGCAACATCGGATACGAAATGGACGGTGAGAACAAGTGTGTCCCAGTTTGCATGGGGGGATGTGAGAATGGTTTCTGTGCTTCTCCTGAAAAGTGTTCCTGCAATAGTGGATACGAAATGGACAGTGAGGAAAAGTGTGTTCCAGTTTGCACAGGTGGATGTGAGAATGGTTTTTGTGCTTCTCCTGAAAAGTGTTCCTGCAACAGCGGATACCTAATGAATACTGAGGAAAAGTGTGTCCCAGTATGCACAGGTGGATGTGAGAATGGATTCTGTGCTTCTCCTGAAAAGTGTTCCTGCAACAGTGGATACCTAATGGATAGTGAGGAAAAGTGTGTCCCAGTTTGCACAGGTGGATGTGACAATGGATTCTGTGCTTCTCCTGAAAAGTGTTCATGCAACATCGGATACGAAATGGACAGTGAGGAAAAGTGTGTCCCAGTTTGCACAGGTGGATGTGAGAATGGTTTCTGTGCTTCTCCTGAAAAGTGTTCCTGCAACAGCGGATACCTAATGAATACTGAGGAAAAGTGTGTCCCAGTTTGCACAG GTGGATGTGAGAATGGATTCTGTGCTTCTCCCGAAAAGTGTTCCTGCAACAATGGATACAAAATGGACAGTGAGAAAAAGTGTGTCCCAGTTTGCATGGGGGGATGTGAGAATGGTTTCTGTGCTTCTCCTGAAAAGTGTTCCTGCAATAGTGGATACGAAATGGACAGTGAGGAAAAGTGTGTTCCAGTTTGCACAGGTGGATGTGAGAATGGTTTCTGTGCTTCTCCTGAAAAGTGTTCCTGCAACAGCGGATACCTAATGAATACTGAGGAAAAGTGTGTCCCAGTATGCACAGGTGGATGTGAGAATGGGTTCTGTGCTTCTCCTGAAAAGTGTTCCTGCAACAGTGGATACCTAATGAATACTGAGGAAAAGTGTGTCCCAGTATGCACAGGTGGATGTGAGAATGGATTCTGTGCTTCTCCTGAGAAATGTTCCTGCAATAGTGGATACGATATGGACAGTGAGGAAAAGTGTGTCCCAGTTTGCACAGGTGGATGTGAGAATGGATTCTGTGCTTCTCCGGAAAAGTGTTCCTGCAACATCGGATACGAAATGAACAGTGTGAACAAGTGTGTTCCAGTTTGCTCGAAAGGATGTGAAAATGGATTCTGTGCATCTCCTGAAAAGTGTTCCTGCTATGAAGGATATACCAAGGACACAGAGAACAGTTGTGCACCAGTTTGCTCGAAAGGATGTAAGAACGGATTTTGTATTTCTCCGGAAGTTTGCAAGTGCAACGAGGGCTTTGTCTCTTCAGAAGAATCGGATACGTGCCTCCCTGAAAAAGAATTGTTAGCAGACTTAGATTGCGATCAGACTTGCCGGAACGGAACCTGCCTGGAAGGGATGTGCACGTGTTGGGACAATTACAAGCTGCATCGAGACAGGGACGATAATCAAAGTCTTTACTGCCTCCCAATATGCGACCCCGAGTGCATCAACGGATACTGCGAGTCCCCAGGGACGTGCGCTTGTATTAATGACGAGATTCTTCAAGATGGGTATCGCTGCCAGTCTGTCAACTATTTCGATGACAAGTTGTCATCCAAGCACAATGGAAACACAATAAGGCGCTTTAAGTGGCTTTTTATTACGATTGCTTTGTTAGCTTTCATTTTGGCGGTGGTGATCGCCATGCTTATGATGCACATCTTCAAGAAGCGCTCCTATTACGTGGGCAAAAACG aaCAACAACTTGGCGTCTACTTCTCTCCCAAGAGAGCGGATATAATTCGAGCATGA
- the LOC108025461 gene encoding fibrillin-2 isoform X22 → MWICKLVIFYLLSGFVAAQICEVTRYRVDKGVRKQIKVKQCCPGYKKRQNTKLICDPRCRVNCRSGTCSKPNVCTCLKGYVNLNKEPSNYCVPECKGCNKGTCTSPGHCRCSSGHLLDQETGNCVPQCPKGCSNGTCISPNNCKCNQGYAMDAATQQCLPTCTEDCKRNNGFCAAPNRCQCNPGYISKPNSESFACQPVCKNGCKNGVCRAPDVCECNRFYRKDADKNCAPICDNECVNGDCTAPDVCSCWPGYTKIGDNVCVAICPAGCQNGVCVKPNVCSCNAGYTMQEGVCSPVCEEGCENGSCVTPGECSCNEGYAKVGNKCVPVCQGGCKNGSCVSPGKCSCNEGYSKETENSCAPVCSKGCENGFCASPEKCSCNSGYLMDSEEKCVPVCTGGCENGFCASPEKCSCNNGYKMDSENKCVPVCSKGCENGFCASPEKCSCNSGYLMDSEEKCFPVCTGGCENGFCASPEKCSCNIGYEMDSEEKCVPVCMGGCENGFCASPEKCSCNNGYLMDSEEKCVPVCSKGCENGFCASPEKCSCNSGYLMDSEEKCFPVCTGGCENGFCASPEKCSCNIGYEMDSEEKCVPVCTGGCENGFCTSPEKCSCNNGYKMDSENKCVPVCSKGCENGFCASPEKCSCNSGYLMDSEEKCVPVCTGGCENGFCASPEKCSCNSGYLMDSEEKCVPVCTGGCDNGFCASPEKCSCNIGYEMDSEEKCVPVCTGGCENGFCASPEKCSCNSGYLMNTEEKCVPVCTGGCDNGFCASPEKCSCNIGYEMDSEEKCVPVCTGGCENGFCASPEKCSCNSGYLMNTEEKCVPVCTGGCENGFCASPEKCSCNNGYKMDSEKKCVPVCMGGCENGFCASPEKCSCNSGYEMDSEEKCVPVCTGGCENGFCASPEKCSCNSGYLMNTEEKCVPVCTGGCENGFCASPEKCSCNSGYLMNTEEKCVPVCTGGCENGFCASPEKCSCNSGYDMDSEEKCVPVCTGGCENGFCASPEKCSCNIGYEMNSVNKCVPVCSKGCENGFCASPEKCSCYEGYTKDTENSCAPVCSKGCKNGFCISPEVCKCNEGFVSSEESDTCLPEKELLADLDCDQTCRNGTCLEGMCTCWDNYKLHRDRDDNQSLYCLPICDPECINGYCESPGTCACINDEILQDGYRCQSVNYFDDKLSSKHNGNTIRRFKWLFITIALLAFILAVVIAMLMMHIFKKRSYYVGKNEQQLGVYFSPKRADIIRA, encoded by the exons ATGTGGATATGTAAGCTCGTAATATTTTATCTCCTCTCCGGATTCGTGGCGGCTCAGATCTGCGAAGTCACCCGGTATAGAGTTGATAAAGGAGTACGCAAG CAAATTAAAGTAAAGCAGTGCTGCCCGGGCTATAAGAAACGACAGAACACAAAACTTATATGCGATCCAAGATGTAGGGTGAACTGTAGAAGTGGCACCTGCTCGAAGCCAAATGTGTGTACCTGCCTGAAAGGCTATGTCAACCTCAACAAAGAGCCATCTAACTA TTGTGTGCCCGAATGCAAGGGCTGTAACAAAGGAACCTGCACCTCGCCCGGCCACTGCCGTTGTTCCTCTGGTCACCTGCTGGACCAGGAGACCGGTAACTGTGTGCCCCAGTGTCCGAAGGGGTGCTCCAATGGCACCTGCATTTCGCCCAATAACTGCAAGTGCAACCAAGGATACGCGATGGACGCCGCCACCCAGCAGTGCCTGCCCACCTGTACTGAGGACTGCAAGCGGAACAATGGCTTCTGTGCGGCGCCCAATCGGTGCCAGTGCAATCCTGGTTACATTTCCAAGCCGAACTCCGAATCCTTTGCGTGCCAGCCGGTCTGCAAAAATGGCTGCAAAAATGGAGTTTGTCGCGCTCCCGACGTTTGTGAATGCAATAGATTCTACAGGAAGGACGCCGATAAAAACTGCGCCCCAATCTGCGACAACGAATGCGTAAATGGGGACTGTACGGCGCCGGATGTGTGTTCTTGCTGGCCGGGGTATACGAAAATTGGTGACAATGTCTGCGTGGCCATTTGTCCGGCGGGCTGCCAGAACGGAGTGTGCGTGAAGCCAAATGTGTGCTCCTGCAACGCAGGATACACCATGCAAGAGGGTGTCTGCAGTCCAGTTTGCGAGGAAGGATGCGAGAACGGTTCCTGTGTGACGCCCGGCGAGTGCTCCTGCAACGAGGGGTATGCCAAGGTGGGGAACAAGTGTGTCCCTGTTTGCCAGGGTGGATGCAAGAACGGATCTTGCGTCTCGCCGGGAAAGTGCTCCTGCAATGAAGGATACAGCAAGGAAACGGAGAACAGCTGCGCACCAGTTTGCTCTAAAGGATGTGAGAACGGATTCTGTGCTTCTCCTGAAAAGTGTTCCTGCAACAGTGGATACCTAATGGATAGTGAGGAAAAGTGTGTTCCAGTTTGCACAGGTGGATGTGAGAACGGATTTTGTGCTTCTCCTGAAAAGTGTTCCTGCAACAATGGATACAAAATGGACAGTGAGAACAAGTGTGTTCCAGTTTGCTCGAAAGGATGTGAGAATGGATTCTGTGCATCTCCTGAAAAGTGTTCCTGCAACAGTGGATACCTAATGGATAGTGAGGAAAAGTGTTTTCCAGTTTGCACAGGTGGATGTGAGAATGGATTCTGTGCTTCTCCCGAAAAGTGTTCCTGCAACATCGGATACGAAATGGACAGTGAGGAAAAGTGTGTCCCAGTTTGCATGGGGGGATGTGAGAATGGATTCTGTGCTTCTCCCGAAAAGTGTTCCTGCAACAACGGATACCTAATGGATAGTGAGGAAAAGTGTGTTCCAGTTTGCTCGAAAGGATGTGAGAATGGATTCTGTGCATCTCCTGAAAAGTGTTCCTGCAACAGTGGATACCTAATGGATAGTGAGGAAAAGTGTTTTCCAGTTTGCACAGGTGGATGTGAGAATGGATTCTGTGCTTCTCCCGAAAAGTGTTCCTGCAACATCGGATACGAAATGGACAGTGAGGAAAAGTGTGTCCCAGTTTGCACAGGTGGATGTGAGAACGGATTCTGTACTTCTCCAGAAAAGTGTTCTTGCAACAATGGATACAAAATGGACAGTGAGAACAAGTGTGTTCCAGTTTGCTCGAAAGGATGTGAGAATGGATTCTGTGCTTCTCCTGAAAAGTGTTCCTGCAACAGCGGATACCTAATGGATAGTGAGGAAAAGTGTGTTCCAGTTTGCACAG GTGGATGTGAGAATGGATTCTGTGCTTCTCCTGAAAAGTGTTCCTGCAACAGTGGATACCTAATGGATAGTGAGGAAAAGTGTGTCCCAGTTTGCACAGGTGGATGTGACAATGGATTCTGTGCTTCTCCTGAAAAGTGTTCATGCAACATCGGATACGAAATGGACAGTGAGGAAAAGTGTGTCCCAGTTTGCACAGGTGGATGTGAGAATGGTTTCTGTGCTTCTCCTGAAAAGTGTTCCTGCAACAGCGGATACCTAATGAATACTGAGGAAAAGTGTGTCCCAGTTTGCACAGGTGGATGTGACAATGGATTCTGTGCTTCTCCTGAAAAGTGTTCATGCAACATCGGATACGAAATGGACAGTGAGGAAAAGTGTGTCCCAGTTTGCACAGGTGGATGTGAGAATGGTTTCTGTGCTTCTCCTGAAAAGTGTTCCTGCAACAGCGGATACCTAATGAATACTGAGGAAAAGTGTGTTCCAGTTTGCACAGGTGGATGTGAGAATGGATTCTGTGCTTCTCCCGAAAAGTGTTCCTGCAACAATGGATACAAAATGGACAGTGAGAAAAAGTGTGTCCCAGTTTGCATGGGGGGATGTGAGAATGGTTTCTGTGCTTCTCCTGAAAAGTGTTCCTGCAATAGTGGATACGAAATGGACAGTGAGGAAAAGTGTGTTCCAGTTTGCACAGGTGGATGTGAGAATGGTTTCTGTGCTTCTCCTGAAAAGTGTTCCTGCAACAGCGGATACCTAATGAATACTGAGGAAAAGTGTGTCCCAGTATGCACAGGTGGATGTGAGAATGGGTTCTGTGCTTCTCCTGAAAAGTGTTCCTGCAACAGTGGATACCTAATGAATACTGAGGAAAAGTGTGTCCCAGTATGCACAGGTGGATGTGAGAATGGATTCTGTGCTTCTCCTGAGAAATGTTCCTGCAATAGTGGATACGATATGGACAGTGAGGAAAAGTGTGTCCCAGTTTGCACAGGTGGATGTGAGAATGGATTCTGTGCTTCTCCGGAAAAGTGTTCCTGCAACATCGGATACGAAATGAACAGTGTGAACAAGTGTGTTCCAGTTTGCTCGAAAGGATGTGAAAATGGATTCTGTGCATCTCCTGAAAAGTGTTCCTGCTATGAAGGATATACCAAGGACACAGAGAACAGTTGTGCACCAGTTTGCTCGAAAGGATGTAAGAACGGATTTTGTATTTCTCCGGAAGTTTGCAAGTGCAACGAGGGCTTTGTCTCTTCAGAAGAATCGGATACGTGCCTCCCTGAAAAAGAATTGTTAGCAGACTTAGATTGCGATCAGACTTGCCGGAACGGAACCTGCCTGGAAGGGATGTGCACGTGTTGGGACAATTACAAGCTGCATCGAGACAGGGACGATAATCAAAGTCTTTACTGCCTCCCAATATGCGACCCCGAGTGCATCAACGGATACTGCGAGTCCCCAGGGACGTGCGCTTGTATTAATGACGAGATTCTTCAAGATGGGTATCGCTGCCAGTCTGTCAACTATTTCGATGACAAGTTGTCATCCAAGCACAATGGAAACACAATAAGGCGCTTTAAGTGGCTTTTTATTACGATTGCTTTGTTAGCTTTCATTTTGGCGGTGGTGATCGCCATGCTTATGATGCACATCTTCAAGAAGCGCTCCTATTACGTGGGCAAAAACG aaCAACAACTTGGCGTCTACTTCTCTCCCAAGAGAGCGGATATAATTCGAGCATGA